ATCACAAACAGCAAATGTGTTTTTCCTCTTAGATGTACAAACACTCCAACAACAAGACCATGACCAGTGGAGCCATCGCAGCAATGCTCTCCACCATCCTTTATGGCAGAAGATTCTTCCCTTACTATGTCTACAACATCATCGGTGGCCTGGATGAGCAGGGTACAGCTCTTGTTCTATTAAGCATATTTATACTTCAGTCATCAGTTTCATGTTAACAAGCCCAGACATTTTGCAGATCCCTTACTCCTAAGAGTGATTGAGGAATGTCAGCATATCATGAGTATTGCTCACCATCTCAAGGAATACTTTCACACTTAAGTCACGTGATCTGCTCCTGTTTGATTGACTATGTTGTATAGGTCGGGGAGCTGTCTACAGTTTTGACCCTGTGGGGTCATACCAGAGGGACACATACAAGGCTGGTGGCTCTGCCAGTGCCATGCTTCAGCCCCTGCTAGACAACCAGGTAAAATCTCAACATTGTCACACCATTCAATTTAGATCAGCACTTTTAAAGCCTACTTGCACCCAGACACCAGAAATGATGTGAAGATGAAAAGCTATTATTGAAATGCATTTACCAGGCTTTAGCTAGAAAGCACTTGGTCTACAGATGGAGACTCTGCATTTCACATCGGTCACATCAGACTAGATCTCTAATAACACTGTTTGGCCTGTTATTCCTATTCCTTACAAATCACATTGCTGTATCTGTAGATTGGCTTCAAGAACATGGAAAATGTACAGCACCTGCCTTTGAGCCAGGAAAAGGCTGTTCAGCTGGTCAAAGACGTGTTCATCtctgcagcagagagagatgtaTACACCGGCGATGCCCTCAGGATCTGCATCATCACCAAGGAGGGCATTAAGGAGGAGACTGTCCCTCTGAGGAAGGACTGAGGGGCATTTAGCCTCCTCTTGCTTCTTTTTCCAAACCTTGTTTAGGGTCTGTTTCTGGAATTCTTGTTTTTGTCCTAACCCAGCTATTCTTTTATATTCTTAATAAAGAATCAAAAAAATGTTAAGTCAATGTATATTTGGAAATGATTTGTTTGTGCAACTTAACATTCTGTAAGTACGAC
This DNA window, taken from Osmerus eperlanus chromosome 6, fOsmEpe2.1, whole genome shotgun sequence, encodes the following:
- the psmb1 gene encoding proteasome subunit beta type-1 produces the protein MMSTHMLGDNGKMKEYHYTGPVEHRFSPYSFNGGTVLAVAGEDFALVASDTRLSEGYSIHSRDSPKCYKLTDTTVIGCSGFHGDCLTLTKIIDARLKMYKHSNNKTMTSGAIAAMLSTILYGRRFFPYYVYNIIGGLDEQGRGAVYSFDPVGSYQRDTYKAGGSASAMLQPLLDNQIGFKNMENVQHLPLSQEKAVQLVKDVFISAAERDVYTGDALRICIITKEGIKEETVPLRKD